GGGTTGCTGACGGCCCCCCGGCCCGGCGCCACGTACGACTACGCGCCCGCTCCGCAGCCGGTCCTCGACCGGGCGCTGCGGCTCCTCGCGGTCTGCGAACGCCATGGCGTGCCTCTGCGGGCCGCCGCGCTGCGCTTCCCGTTCGGCCACTGCGCGGTCAACAGCGTCCTGACCGGCGCGCGCACCCCTCAGGAGGTACGTGACACGGTGGAGCAGCTGCGGCGCCCGATTCCGGACGCCCTGTGGGAGGAACTGCGCGCCGAGGGCCTGCTGGACCCGGACACCCCCGTCCCCGTAACCGCACAGGTCGGCAAAGCCGCGCCGACCGGGGAAGCCATGCCGTCGAAGGAGCCGTCATGAGGGTCGCCCTGCACACCAAGGTCCGCGCCGACCGCATCGAGGAGTACGAGGCCGCGCACCGGGAGGTGCCCGAGGAACTCACCGCCGCCATCCGCGCCGCAGGAGTGCGGGAATGGACGATCTGGCGCAGCGGCACGGACCTGTTCCATGTGCTGGAGGTCGAGGACTACCCGGCGATGATCGCCGCACTCGACAAATTGCCTGTCAACATCGCCTGGCAGGCCCGGATGGCCGACCTGCTCGACGTCGTCCACGACTACTCCGCGCAGGGCGCGGACGCCTCACTGCCGGTGGTGTGGGAACTGTGACCGCAGCGGAAACCGCGCCCGGCATCGTGGACGCCCACCACCATGTGTGGGACCTGTCCGTCCGCGACCAGGACTGGATCAGCGGAGACGAACTCGCCCCGCTGCGACGCGACTTCACCCTCGCCGAGCTGGCGCCGGAGGCCCGCGCGGCCGGTGTCACGGCCACCGTGCTGGTGCAGACGATCACCGTGCCGGAGGAGACCCCGGAGTTCCTGGCCCTGGCCGCCGACAGCGACCTGGTCGCCGGGGTCGTCGGCTGGACCGACCTGACCGCCCCCGACATCGCGGAGACCCTCGCGGGGCTGCGGACGGGTCCGGGAGGGGAGTACCTGGTGGGCATCCGCCACCAGGTGCAGGGCGAGCCGGATCCGCGCTGGCTCGTACGCCCCGAGGTCCTGCGCGGTCTGTCCGCCGTCGCCGAGGCGGGACTCGTCTACGACCTGGTGGTGAAGCCCCACCAACTCGCGGCGGCCGTCGAGGCCGCGGAGCGCCTGCCAGACCTCACCTTCGTCCTCGACCACCTCGGCAAGCCGCCCATCGCGTCCGGCGAACTCGCCCCCTGGGCGCAGCAGATCCGGCGCCTCGCCGCCCTCCCCAACACCGTCTGCAAACTCTCCGGCATGGTCACCGAAGCCGCATGGGACTCGTGGACCATCGCGGCCCTCACGCCGTACGCCGACACCGTGCTCGACGCCTTCGGCCCCGCGCGGCTGATGTTCGGCTCCGACTGGCCCGTCTGCCGGCTCGTCGCCACGTACGCCGAAGTGGTCGCCGTCGCACGCGCGCTGACGGCCGGGCTCGGCCCCGCCGAGCGTCACGACGTCTTCACCGGAACGGCCATGC
This region of Streptomyces caelestis genomic DNA includes:
- a CDS encoding L-rhamnose mutarotase; the protein is MRVALHTKVRADRIEEYEAAHREVPEELTAAIRAAGVREWTIWRSGTDLFHVLEVEDYPAMIAALDKLPVNIAWQARMADLLDVVHDYSAQGADASLPVVWEL
- a CDS encoding amidohydrolase family protein; its protein translation is MTAAETAPGIVDAHHHVWDLSVRDQDWISGDELAPLRRDFTLAELAPEARAAGVTATVLVQTITVPEETPEFLALAADSDLVAGVVGWTDLTAPDIAETLAGLRTGPGGEYLVGIRHQVQGEPDPRWLVRPEVLRGLSAVAEAGLVYDLVVKPHQLAAAVEAAERLPDLTFVLDHLGKPPIASGELAPWAQQIRRLAALPNTVCKLSGMVTEAAWDSWTIAALTPYADTVLDAFGPARLMFGSDWPVCRLVATYAEVVAVARALTAGLGPAERHDVFTGTAMRTYDLRVTARPAPPQDTPCA